From the Bdellovibrio reynosensis genome, one window contains:
- the flgC gene encoding flagellar basal body rod protein FlgC has translation MADFLTGMRISSSGMAAQRMRMNTIASNIANINTTQTPEGGPYRRKDVVFEAMPDAKNFGEIITQGDPASGFQRVQVTDVLSDRKAPLLKYEPDHPDANPDGYVAYPNINLMEEMTNMIQASRSYEANVTAVQASKDMALSALEIGR, from the coding sequence TGGCGGCGCAAAGAATGCGCATGAATACCATTGCTAGTAATATTGCCAACATCAATACAACCCAGACTCCTGAAGGCGGCCCGTACCGTCGTAAAGACGTGGTTTTTGAGGCCATGCCTGACGCCAAGAACTTTGGCGAGATTATTACACAAGGCGATCCAGCTAGCGGCTTTCAACGCGTCCAGGTGACTGACGTACTGTCTGATCGTAAAGCGCCGTTGCTTAAGTATGAGCCGGATCATCCAGATGCAAATCCAGATGGTTATGTAGCCTACCCAAATATCAACCTTATGGAAGAGATGACCAATATGATACAGGCATCGCGTTCTTATGAGGCGAATGTAACTGCGGTACAGGCGTCAAAAGATATGGCTCTATCGGCCCTAGAGATAGGTAGGTAG